The following is a genomic window from Longimicrobiales bacterium.
TGATCACGGAGGCCATGGCGCAGACCGGCGGTGCGCTGATCACGCTGAGCACGGACATGGAGTCGTTCGGCGTGATGTCGCTGATCCAGGGCGCGAAGTTCCGCACGCCGGTTCGTCCCGGCAGCGTGCTGGACCTGCAGGTCACGATGGAAGCGATGGACGACGCGAGCGCACGCGTGCATGCGCGGGCCCATGC
Proteins encoded in this region:
- a CDS encoding 3-hydroxyacyl-ACP dehydratase FabZ family protein → MRFLLIDRLTELRPRESARAVKAVSGSEDFFADHFPGNPVMPGVLITEAMAQTGGALITLSTDMESFGVMSLIQGAKFRTPVRPGSVLDLQVTMEAMDDASARVHARAHA